The Methylopila sp. M107 genome contains the following window.
GAAGCTGACCGTGCCGAGCGTGCTCGGCGGCGCCTCGACCGAATGGGCGTTTCCGGTGACGCCCTATGGCGGCGCGGCGGGAATCGGCTTCTTCGCCGTGCCGCCGGTGGGCGCGCAGGTCGTGGCCGAATTCATGGAGGGCGACGTCTCGGCGCCGCTCTGGACCGGCTCGTTCTGGCGGCTCGCCAAGGAGGTTCCGAAGGAGGCGACCGGCTCGGAGGAGCCGACCGTCAAGCTGCTGAAGACGGAGTCCGGCCACCTGTTCTCGCTCGAGGACAAGAGCGGCGACGAGAAGGTCACGCTCCAGAGCGCGGCCGGCGCGACGCTCGAACTCGACCACGAGGGCACGATTGCGCTTACCGACAAGAACGGCGCGACCGTGAAGGTCGACGCCAAGGCGGGCGAGATCCGCATCGAGGACAAGAACGGCAACGCGCTCGTGCTGTCGAGCGCCGGCATCTCCGCGACCGACGGCTCGGGCAACGAGATCTCGACCTCGGCCTCGGGCGTGAAGGTCTCCGGCGCGACCATCGAGGTGAAGGGCCAGAGCGTCGTGGTCGGCGGCGCCGGCGGCGAGCCGCTGGTGAAGGGGCCGTCCTTCATGGCGATCTTCAACGCCCACACCCACAACTGCACCGCGCCCGGCGCGCCGTCCGGCCCGCCATTGACGCCGCTGACGCCCGGAGCCTTCACCACTGCGACGGTCGCGTCATGAGCGGCGTCCCGGAAATGCGCCTGCCGCGCATCAGCTACATGGCGTTCCCGTTCCGGATCGAGCGGGACGGCGCGACGCAGTCGCTTCGGCTCGACCACATCCGCGAGCAGGTCGAGCAGGTCCTGTTCACGAGCGCGGGCGAGCGCGTGTTCCGGCCGGAATTCGGCTTCGGGGCGCGCATGTTCGTGTTCGAGCCGAGCCGCGAGCAGCTCTGGGACGTGGTGCGGAACCGGCTCTACGGCTCGCTCAGCGAGGCGCTCGCGGGCGAGGTCGACCCCAAGACGCTGCGGGTCGAGGTCGGCGCCACGCCGGATCAGCCGGAGCGCATGCTGGTCACGATCTCCTACGTGCTCGCCGCCATCCAGAAGCAGGAGACCCACACCTTCCCGGTGTGACCGCCCATGGCCGAGACCCCCGCAAAAACGCTGAAATTCGACGCCGGGTGCCCGGATTGCGGCGAGCGGCTGGTCACGCTGCCGCCGGCGCTGCCCGTGATCCCGGACGATTTCGACTGGATCGCGCGCGACTATGACAGCTTCCGCCTCTTGATGATGGAGGAACTCGCCTACCGCTTCCCCGAGCGGCGACGCTGGACGCCGGCCGACATGGAGGCGGTGATCGTCGAGCTGCTCGCCTCTGGGCTCGACCGCGCCTCGCATGCGCTCGACGCCATCCAGGGCGAGCGGTTCCTCGAAACCGCGCGGCGCCCGCAGTCCGTGCGCCGGCTGCTCAAGCTGATCGGCTACGACGCCACGATCCGGATCGACCCGGACATTCTCGCCGCCGTCCCGGACGATCCGGCCGACGCGGCGCTTCCTGCGGAGGCGAGGGCCGGCCGCAAGGTCGAGCGCTACTGGCGCGACAATCCCGCCGCGATGAACGAGGCGCGAACGCTGGGCCCGACGCTGGTGCGCGAGCAGCGCCGGATGGTCTCGCTCGCCGATCATGAGACCCTGATCGAAGCGCATCCGCTGCTGGAGCGGGTGCGGGCGCGGCTGATCTGGACCGGCGCCTGGAGCACGATCCTCGCCTCCGTGATGCTGGCGGACGGACTTAAGCTCGACGAGGCGCTGCTCGTCGGCAAGCCCGCGCCGGCGCATTCGATCGACGCCATCACCTTCGCCGACGTCGTCCAGTTCCATCAGGACTACGCGCTGCCAGAGCCCGTCGAGGGTCAGACCATTCGCGCCATGTTGCAGGCGCTGATCGAGATCTACCGGATGGCCGGCAGCGAAGTGCTGCTCGAAGCCGCCAAGGAAGTGCCGATCGTGTTCTCGCTGTCGGTGCGAGCGCGGCCGCAATACTTCCAGTCCGAGCTCAAGACTGCGCTGATCGAGGTTCTGTCCGCCGACAGCGGCGGGCTGTTCGAGACCGGCCGCCTCGGCTTCGGCGACGAGGTGTTCGCGAGCGACATCATCGAGGCCGCGATGCTGGTCGAGGGCGTCGAGACGGCCTGCCTCAACCGGCTGAAGCGGCTCGGCGCCAAATATGCCGACCACAGCGGGGACTTCATTCCGATCGCCGACGACGAGATCGCGGTCTGCTTCAACCGGCGGAGCCAGCCGGAGCGCGGCTCGTTCCGCGTCGTGGTCAACGGCGGAGCGATCGGATGAGCGAGGCGTCGCCCAGAGACCTGACGCGCTGGAACCGAGCCGGGCTGTCGCGCTTCGCCTATGTCGACGGCAATGCGGCGGTGTGGCTCGACGAGCTGCGCCTCGCGATGCTGGCGCGCTATGCGCGCGGCGCTTCGGGCGAGGCGCGGACCGAGGACTATTGGCGGGAGCTGTCGAGCCGCGAACTGAAGCCGCAGGACGCCGCGGACGCCAAGGCGAACGCCGCCCGGCTCGCCTGGGCGGCGCTGTTCGACGGCCTGCCGGCGAAGCCCGAGACGACGCGGCGGCGCAACGAGCGGCTGCTCGCGCTCTACGCCCAGCGCTCGCCCGACCAGGCGCAGGAGATCATGCGGGCCTTCGCGCGCGCCGCCCATGTGCTGCTCGGCCATGTCGACGCCTATGCGAACGAGGGCTACCTCAGGACCGCGACGCAATGGGACTCGATGCGCAAGCTCGCGGCCATGATCGGCTACCAGCCGACGCCGGGCGCCGCAGCCGGCTCCGTCGTCGCGCTGATCGTGGGACCTGCGGAGATCGGCCGCGTCGAGGTCGCGCGCGGCGTCTCGATGAGCTTTACGCCGCCCGGCGGCGGCAAGCCGGTGGTGTTCGAGACCGTCGAGACGATCGACGCCCATCCGGCGCTGAACGCCGCGCGCGCCCTCGGCTTCGACCACAACGACGACGACTTCGACCCAGGCCTCTCCAGCGACTATGTCGCGCCGAAGGGCGCCAAGCCGAAGCCCGGAGACGTCGCGGTCGTCTTGTCGTCCGGCGGCGTCCGGCCGGCCGTGGCGACGCTGCTCAAGACCGTGAGCCTGTCGGACGACAAATCGATCGCGACGATCGAACTCGCGCCCGCGACCGGCGGCGGATGGGTGAAATTCACCACGCATCTCCTGACGAAGCCCGAAAAGGTCCAGAAGCCGCGTGCGCGCAGTTCTGGCGGCAATGTCGTGGTCTCGGTCCAGAACACCGGGCTGCTGCAGATCGGCGCCATCGTGCTGGTGACGATCGGCGGCGTCCAGAAACCTGTGAAGGTGATCTCCGCCGTCGACGGCCGCGTCGAACTCGAAGGGCTCGGCGAGGTCTCGGGTCCGATCGAGCTCACGATGCTCAACCGTTACGACGTCAAGGACGACCACGTCGTCACGCCGAACTCGGTCGGCAAGGTGTGGTTCGAGACCGGGAGCGGATTTTCGGAGGTCGAGATAGGCTCCGCGGAGATCGCGGAAACGCTTTCGGCGAGCGGAACCGGCAAGGTGTTCTCGGGGGCGTCCAAGGACATCTACCGGCGCTTCGCGAAGCCCGCGGGGGCGCAGTCGGTCGGATACACGCTGGGCTCGGCCGTCGCCAAGATCACCGCGACCGTCGTCGGCGCGCCGCCGCCGGTGTTCCATGGGTCCACGGACCAGTCGGCGATCGAATTCGTCGGAAAACCTTCCGCCAATCTCGTGGCCGGTTCCTGGTTCGTCGCGCGCGAACTCAACGGGAGCGCGCTCCATCCGCTCATCGTGACCGGAGTTCGGATCGAGGCCGAGTCCCACTTCATCGCCTTCGGTGGGCTGCCCCAGATCGTCCCCACGGCCTACGAGTTTCACGGTCCGATGACCGAGGACTACCGGCCGCTGGACTTCGACAGGGGGCAGAACCCGGTCTATGCGGGCGGGATCGTTCTGACGGGGCTGAGCGCCGCGACGAAGAAGCTCGTCAAGGTGGGCCGCAAGATCATCGTCGAGGACGAGCGCAAAAACGTCGCGCCGCCGCTCCTGCTCACGGTCGCGTCCGTCCTTGACGTCCAGCCGCCAGCGGGCTCCGCCCTTGAGGAAACCGCCGAGCTCAGGATCACCGTCGTCGAGAGCCCGAGCGTTCTTGCGGGCCGTTTCACGGGATGGACCGTGTTCCGGCTGAACACGACGCGCGCCACCCATGGCGAGACGCGCGGGCCGAAGACGCTCGGCTCCGGCAATGGCGAAAGGTTCCGGCAGAGCTTCAACCTCGCAGTCAAGGACGTGACCTTCACGCCGTCGACCGCGGCCGAATCCGGCGTCGCGCCCGACATCGACGTCGCTGTGCAGGACGTGCTCTGGGGCTATCGCGACCTCAGCGACCCGACCGCCGAAGGCACGGATTCGTGGTCCTCGGCGCTGCGCGAGGACGACACGATCGACATACTGTTCCGGCGGCGGCTGCCGACCGGCAACAACAACGTCGCCGTCACGCGCCATCGGGTCGGCGGCGGTCCGGCAGGCAACGCGGTTCCGGCTTATGGCTTCCTGAAGCCGGCCAAGAAACATCGCCACGTCACCGACATCGTCCAGCCGTTCGCGGCGTCCGGCGGCTCGGAGCGCGAGCCGGTCTCCTCGATGCGTCAGTCGGCGCCGGCGCGGCTGTCGGCGAACGGCCGGGCGGTTTCGCTCGCCGATTTCGAGAAGCTCGCGGCGCGCCACGCCAGCGTCTGGCAGGCGCGCGCGCTGCAGCTTCCGGAGGTCGGCGCGGCGATCCGGCTGATCGTCGTCGCGGCGTCCGGCGGCGCCGTCGACGGGGCGTTCAAGGACGTCCTGTCGGCCTTCATCCGGCAACGTGCCATCCCGGACGTGCGGCTCGAGATCGAGGGTTTCGAGTCCGTGCCGGTCGAGATCACCGCGCATCTGCGCGTCGATGTCGGGCGGTACGACAAGGACGACGTCGGCGAGGCGGCGCTCGCCGCGCTTGTCGAGACCTTCAGCCTGCGCCGGCGGGGGCTTGGGCAGAGCTTTCTGGTCGGCGAGGTCCTGGCCGCGCTCGAAAAGGTCGAGGGCGTCGAGACGGCGGTGGCGGACGTCGCCCTCGGCGCGCTGTCGCCGCGATGGGCGCGTCTTGCGGCTTTCCGGTCGCTTGATCCGTCCGGGATCGGTCTCAAGACGTTCAAGCGGTTTTACGGCGCGCCGGACATGGCGCGGCCGCCGCTGACCTTCGACGACGGGCGCATCAAGGCGATCTTCCCCGACGTCAATCAGGTCGCCTACGTGCCGGACGCCGGCTTCGTCACCGTGCTGACGGAGGCCGTGTGATGGTCGAGCCGCGCAAGAGCCGGGCCGGCACGCTGCTCTACCGGCAGCTCCCCGAAGAGTATCGCTACCGCGACAACCGCGCCGAAGACGAGCGCGGCGACCTCGAGGCCTATCTTGACGGCTTCGGGCATTTTCTGGACCGGGTTCGCGAGACGCTGGAACAGTCCTACGCCGACGCCTTCGCCGAGACCGCCGACAACGATCGCACGATCCAGGACTGGCTCGTCCCCTATCTCGCGGAACTGCTGAGCGCTGAGCTTCAGGCGCCCGACCCGAGCCAACGTCCGGCCGAGCTCAATGAGACGGTCGGCTGGTACAAGGGCAAGGGCACGCTCGGTACGCTCGACAGCCTGTCCGACACCGTCGCGGGCGCCGAGACCGTGGTGGTCGAAGGCTGGCGGCGCACGCTGGTGACGCCGCGCAACGCGCTGCCGCCCTTCACCATGCCGCCGGGCGCCGCCGGCGACGGCGATCCGTGGAGCCCGGCGGCGGTTCCGCTCGGAACTCCCGACCTTCGCAAGTGCGACAGGGCCGTGCTCGACCCCGCAGGAACCAATCCGCTCAGGAGCTTCGCGCTCCCGAAGCGCGACGCGAAGGGGCTGCCGGTCGTCGACACGGTGCACTGGAAGCAGCTGGCGCGCGGCGGCGCGCCATGCTTTCCGGGCCATTTCGACGACATGTCCGTGCGCACCCCCGACATCGGCGATTTCTCGCGCCGCGCCGCGGGTCCCCATCCCCGGCGCATCCAGGTCCATGTCCAACCGCCCTCCGGCCTGTTCGAGGCGGGGCTCAAGGTCGTGACGCTGGCCGGCGCCGATCCGCTCGCGATCGGCGCGCATGGCTCCGACAGGTTCTCGATCAATCCGAGAGAGGTCTATCGGCAGTACGGCATCGTCGATCCGGTCCCGGACGGGCACAAGATCGTCATCGCCGGCGACCTGACGGTCCCGGCCAATGCGGACGTTGCGCTGAGCGACCTGTTGTTTACGGGCAAGATCACGGTTACGGCCGGCGCGACGCTCGAACTGCGCCGCTCGGCCGCGAAGACGCTTGTGCTCGCAGGCGCGACCGACGCCCCGATGCTGAGCGCGCATGACTGCCTGTTCCAGGAGATTCTGGGGCCCGCGAGCTTCGCGCTGCTCGAATATGTCACCGTGCTCGGCGAAACGACGCTCGGGCGCCTCTGGGCCTCGGACTGCCTGTTCGTCGGCGACCTCGTCGACTTCGACTGCGGCAAGGACGGGCATTGCGTGCGCTATTCGCGGCTGCCCGCGAGCCTTGTCGGTCCCTGCGTCGGCAAGGGCCATCCGAACAACACGATCGCGCGCCCGGCCTTCGTCGAACTCTGGTCGGACGACCCCGCGGGCGACTGCGTCCTCGCGCCCGCCGCCTATGGCGAGCCCGGCTGCGGCGTGCTGGCCTCTAACTGCTCGTCCGAAATCACCGAAGGCGCCGAAGACCGCGGCGAGATGGGCGCGCATCACCATCTGTTCCACGCCGCCAAGCTGCGCGCCATCAGATTGAAAATGAAAGACTTTCTGCCCGTCGGCCAGTCCATCTCGGTGGCCTATGACGAGCGGCTCGCGCTGCGCCCGCCGAAACTCGCCTGACATAAAGGGGAATGGGCCATGAAGGGTCAGATCTCGCGCTACTCCTTCACGGAGGAGAAGCATTTCTCGGGCGTCTATCAGGTCCAGGGCGGCATGGTGACGGACGCCGATCTCGGCGAGACCAGCGAGATCGCGCGCGCCCGCGTCGACAATCTGGGCGACGACGCGATCCGCGACGGCGTTCCGGCGGTCGGCGGCGCAGCGCGGCTCGATGCCGGCGCGCCGGTCCTGCAGGCGGGCGTCGTCTACGCCGACGGCGTGCGGGGCGTCGTGACGGTCGCGGCCGGCGCGGCGCTCGACGCGACGAAGCCGCTCGACCTCTACGCCAAGCAGGCCGACTTTCCGACCGCCCCCGCCTTCGGGACGGGCGAGGGCGTGCTCTACGCCGACATCTGGAGCCGCGCGGTCTTCCCGCTGGAAGACGGGGCGCTGACCGATTACGGCCTCCACGGCGCCGAGACCTCGTTCCGGGCCAAAACCATGGCGCAGCTGCGCTGGGCGCCGGCGCTGACGGGGGGCGCGTCGACGCGCGAGATGATCGAGACAGGGACCGGCGCCTATCCCCGCAAGGGCGACG
Protein-coding sequences here:
- a CDS encoding phage baseplate assembly protein V, with the translated sequence MPAELALVEQSVRQQQTHYYGKYRAFVADNKDPEKLGRVKLTVPSVLGGASTEWAFPVTPYGGAAGIGFFAVPPVGAQVVAEFMEGDVSAPLWTGSFWRLAKEVPKEATGSEEPTVKLLKTESGHLFSLEDKSGDEKVTLQSAAGATLELDHEGTIALTDKNGATVKVDAKAGEIRIEDKNGNALVLSSAGISATDGSGNEISTSASGVKVSGATIEVKGQSVVVGGAGGEPLVKGPSFMAIFNAHTHNCTAPGAPSGPPLTPLTPGAFTTATVAS
- a CDS encoding GPW/gp25 family protein, whose product is MSGVPEMRLPRISYMAFPFRIERDGATQSLRLDHIREQVEQVLFTSAGERVFRPEFGFGARMFVFEPSREQLWDVVRNRLYGSLSEALAGEVDPKTLRVEVGATPDQPERMLVTISYVLAAIQKQETHTFPV